A stretch of Henckelia pumila isolate YLH828 chromosome 4, ASM3356847v2, whole genome shotgun sequence DNA encodes these proteins:
- the LOC140866964 gene encoding photosystem II repair protein PSB27-H1, chloroplastic — protein MASPTLITPTAAATATSKPLPPVKSKLTTATTAAAAISSLPTTRRRNLLSLSAGLLLLSPVKHALAATDEEYAKETAEAIVKIRSTLTLDKNDPNMAAAVSELRDISNGWVAKYRKEKTLLSRASFREMYSALNAVSGHYISFGPTAPIPAKRKQRILEEMDTAEKALSRGR, from the coding sequence ATGGCCTCCCCAACTCTGATCACTCCCACCGCCGCGGCCACCGCCACCAGTAAACCCCTTCCACCCGTCAAGTCAAAACTCACCACCGCCACCACCGCCGCTGCCGCCATATCCTCGCTACCCACCACCCGCCGCCGCAACCTCTTATCTCTGTCAGCCGGTTTACTGCTTCTCTCACCTGTCAAACATGCATTGGCTGCGACGGACGAGGAATACGCGAAGGAAACGGCGGAGGCGATCGTAAAGATTAGATCCACCCTTACTCTGGACAAGAATGACCCCAACATGGCCGCCGCCGTGTCGGAGCTGAGGGACATCTCCAACGGTTGGGTGGCCAAGTACAGGAAGGAGAAAACCCTGCTCAGTCGCGCCTCGTTCCGCGAGATGTATTCGGCCCTCAATGCCGTTTCGGGCCATTATATTAGCTTCGGCCCGACCGCTCCCATTCCCGCCAAGAGGAAGCAGAGAATCTTGGAGGAGATGGACACCGCGGAGAAGGCCCTATCGAGGGGAAGATAG